The genomic stretch ACAACAACAACAAGGTCCATCAGGAAAACTACGGCAACCTCAACATCGACCGCACGCGTCAGTCGGTGGGTGCCTCGTTCCTGGATACCGATGGCGTCGTCAAGTGCGGTGCGCCGGGCGCGGTGATCATCGGCTGCGTGCCGTGGAACCCGTTCATCCCGTACGGTCGCGTGGGCGATGGCGGCCTGACCGGCAACCAGGCGCTGCAGGACTGGCTGTTCCAGCGTCTGAATTCCTCGGGTGAAACCGAAACGACGGTGTACTCGGCCAACATCAGCGGTTCGGTCGCCACGCTGCCGGGCGGCGACCTGGGCTTTGCCGTCGGTTACGAAAACCGCAAGGAAGAAGGTCGCTTCATTCCGGACGCGCAGGCCGTGACCGGCAACTCGACGACGCTGGCCGGCGGCCCGACGCAGGGCAGCTACACCGTCGACGAGGTGTACGCCGAGCTCTTCATCCCCGTGCTGGCCGATCTGCCGGGCGCGAAGGAACTGAGCTTCAACATCGCCAGCCGTTACTCGGACTACGACACCTTCGGCGACACGGTCAACAGCAAGTTCGGCTTCAAGTGGAAGCCGCTGGACTCGCTGCTGTTCCGCGGGACGTACGCCGAGGGCTTCCGCGCCCCGACGATCAACGACCTGTACGGCGGCGGTTCGCAGACCTTCTCGACTTTCGCCGACCCTTGCGATACGCGCTTTGGCGTCGCCGCGTCCAACCCCGCCGTCGTGGCGAGCTGCGCGCGCGACATCGCCAACGCCGCCACGTACCGCCAGTTGCAGCAGGGCTTCGTGCCCAGCTCGCAGCAGTCGGTGCAGACCCCGGTGCCGTTCTTCTCCGGTTCCAATCCGAACCTGATTCCTGAAACCTCGGAGTCGAAGACGCTTGGTGTCGTGTGGAGCCCGGAATTCGTCCAAGGGCTGAACGTGAGCCTGGACTGGTGGAAGATCCGCATCGACGACACGATCGTGGCCGACACGCCGACGCAGATGCTCAACGACTGCTACGTGCAGAACGACCTGACCCGCTGCACCAACTTCACCCGCGATCCGGTGCTGGGTTACGTCAACACGCTGTCGTTCACGGGCATCAACGCCGGTTATCGCGAAGCCGAAGGTTATGACCTGGACCTGGGCTACCGCTTGCCCACGGAACGCTTCGGCAACTACAACGTCTCGTGGCAGACGACCTACACGAGCCGCGACGAGATCAAGACCGACACCAACCCGACCACGCTCCCCCAGCAGCTGGTCGGCTACGCGACGTCGCCGGGCTTCCTCGGCACGTTCCGTATCCGCTCCAACGCCAGCCTGACCTGGGACATGGGGCCGTGGAGCGCCACCTGGGGTGCGCGTTACTACTCCAAGCAGAAGGAAACCTGCCTCTCGGCTACGCTGTTCCCCGAGGAATGCTCGGATCCGGGCTTCATCGCCGGCAACCCGCAGCAGACGCGCCCGATCAACGAGCACGGCTCCAACACGTTCCACGATCTGGAATTCCGCTGGAAGGCGCCGTGGAACGCTACGGTCGCGCTGGGCGCCAACAACGTGTTCGACCACGTGGGCCCGGTGATGTACAGCCAGCCGAGTGCGAACGTGTCCTACCAGGGCCAGTTCGACATCGGTCGTTTCATCTACATGAAGTACCAGCAGCGCTTCTGATCCACCTGCGGTGGAGCAATCGAGCGGCCCCGAAAGGGGCCGCTTTTTTTATGCACGACGCGGCTCCCCCGTCCGCTGACGCCATGCGCCCCCGCTGCGCCTGTCGCGTGCCGTCCGTCTGGAAGCGGACCCATCCGCCACGCGTTCGCGATGGAGCCGCTCGCTGTGCCGATTCAGGCATACCGCAATGCAGCATGAGTTGTCACGATCCGATAACCGGTCGTTAACTTGTCTTTCACTTTTCTGGCGACGGGGTTAGGATCGGGTTAAGCCTTGCCGTTTTTGGCGTCTTTTTTGACTCCGTCGGCTGGGCCCCATGGGAAGTACCACCTGAGTTTTCGGAGAGAGAGATGACCTTGAAGACCACCCAGCTCCGCGACGCGATCACCTTCGCGCTCGCCGTGGGCTCCACCGCGGCGGCCGGTACCGGCATCGCCTTCGCCCAGGAAGGCGAGAAAGCCACGACCCTCGACCGCATCGAGGTGACGGGTTCGCGCATCAAGCGCGCCGACATCGAAACGTCCCAGCCGATCTTCTCGCTCAGCCGCGACGACATCACGGCGCAGGGCCTGACCTCGGTCGGCGACGTGATCCAGAACATCACCGCCAACGGTTCGACGCTCAACAGCACCTACAACAACGGCGGTAACGGCGAGACGCGCGTCAACCTGCGCAACCTCGGTTCCAACCGCACGCTGGTGCTGGTCAACGGTCGTCGCTGGGTTGGTGGCACGGGCCTGGGCGGCGCGGTCGACCTCAACACGATCCCGACCGCCGCGGTCGAGCGCATCGAAGTGCTGAAGGACGGCGCATCGACGATCTACGGTTCCGACGCCATCGCCGGCGTGGTCAACGTGATCCTGCGCCAGAACTTCGAAGGCGCCGAAGCCAACGCCTACATCGGCCAGTTCGACAAGGGCGACGGTACCCGCCAGGCCTACGACTTCATCATCGGCACGAGCGGCGACCGCTTCTCGGCGATGCTGGGCTACGGCTACGTCAAGGAAGAGCCGGTCATGGCCGGCGACCGCTACATCTCGAAGGAGCCGACCTACACCACCGGCAACTTCTTCGGTTCCGGCACCAGCCCGAACGGCCGCTTCGGCGCCGGCGAAGGCTGCCAGCGCCAGAACGCCGCCGGCCAGCTGCTGTGGACGCGCGCCGACGGCCAGCCGGGCTTCGTGACGACGCCGCAGTTCGACGAGGAAGGCAACGAGCTGCAGGCCCGCGTGGCGCGTGGCGCCAAGCTGCCGGGTTCGGCCCTCTGCGTTCCGGGCACCCTCACCTACGACGGCCCGGGCACGGCCGCCCGTCCGTACGTGCCGGGCGCCGACGCGTACAACTTCGCTCCGGAAAACTACCTGCTCACGCCGCAGGAGCGCCGCTCGGTCTTCGGTAACGCCTCGGTCGACATCACCGACGACATCCGCTTCAAGACCACGGTGACCTACAACGAGCGCGTCTCCGAGCAGCTGCTCGCCGCCATGCCGGTCACGCTCGGCCAGCCGGTCGCCGGCACGCCGGCGGGCACGGTCGTCATCGACGCCGACAACGCCTACAACCCGTTCGGCGAAGACATCACCCGCATCAGCCGTCGTACGACGGAAACCGGCGGTCGTTCGTTCAACCAGGACGTGCGCACCTTCGCGATGACGGCCGGCCTGGAAGGCACGCTGAACTTCGCCGAGAAGTACTTCGACTGGGAAGCGGGCTACTTCCGCGGCCAGAACAAGGCGAACAACACCACCTTCGGCCTGTTCAACGTCGAAGCCCTGCGCAGCGCGCTCGGCCCGTCGTTCGTCGACGCCGACGGCACGCTCAAGTGCGGCACCTCGGCCGATACCGTCATCGACGGCTGCGTCCCGATGAACTTCCTCGGCGGCGTGGGCGGCATCACGCAGGAAATGCTGGACTACTCGACGTTCACCGCGCACGACGAGTACAGCTACACCCAGCAGTCCTACTACGCCAACATCAGCGGCGACCTGTTCGCGCTGCCGGGCGGCCCGCTGGGCTTCTCGTTCGGCCTGGAACACCGCACCGAAGACGGCTACGACTCGCCGGACGCGCTGATCAACTCCGGCAGCACCACGGGCAACGCGCGCACCGCGACCGCCGGTGGTTACAAGCTGGACGAGGCCTACCTCGAACTGGCCGTGCCGGTGCTGAGCGACGTGCCGTTCGCCAAGCTGCTCGACTTCTCGCTGGCCACGCGCTACTCGGACTACTCGAACTTCGGCGACACGCTCAACAGCAAGTTCGGTTTCCGCTGGAAGCCGATCGAAGACCTGCTGGTCCGCGGTAACTGGTCCGAGGGCTTCCGCGCTCCGTCGATCGCCGAACTGTTCGCCGGCCAGGCCGACTCGTTCCCGACCCTGTCCGACCCCTGCAACAGCTCGAACTTCGCGACGCTGGCCCCGCAGGCGCAGGCACAGTGCTTGGCCGAAGGCGTTCCGGCTGGCGGCTACCGCCAGGACAGCCAGCAGATCCGCATCACCGTCGGCGGCAACCCGGACCTGAAGCCCGAGAAGGCCGAGTCGACCACGTTCGGCTTCGTCTACAGCCCGAGCTACGTCGAAGGCCTGGACGTGTCGCTTGACTGGTGGACGATCAAGATCGAAGACGCCATCACCACCATCGGTGGCGAAACGATCATCCAGCAGTGCGTGGATTCCGGCGGCGCCGGCCAGACCTGCGGTCTGTACACCCGTCAGTCCGACGGCAACATCCTGACCCTGATCAACACCACCACGAACATCGGTGGCACCAAGGTCGAGGGTTACGACCTGACCGTCGGTTACCGCCTGCCGGAAACCGCGTGGGGCAAGTTCAGCTTCACGTGGGACACGACCTACCTGGCCGAGCAGAAGGACGACATCGACGGCGACGGCGTGTACGGCGAAGACAACCAGCTCGCCCCGGCGATCGGCCAGCCGCTGCACTACAACGAAGGCGGCAACCTCGTCGGCGAGTACCTGCAGAACGACAACAAGTGGCGCATCCGTTCGAACCTGATGGCCCGTTGGGAACTGGGCGACTGGGGCGCGACCTGGAGCGTTCGCTACTACTCGTCGCAGGACGAGTCGTGCAGCCCGGCGTACGAAGAGTACGGCTTCGGCTACCTGTGCACCGACGGCGACCGCCGTATCGGCATCCCGACCGACGCCAACAACAACGGCGTGTGGGACGGCACCGCCGGCGGCGACACGATCGAGTCGATCCTGGATCCGCAGCACCACATCGGCGCCACCACGTACCACGACGTTTCGGTCTACTGGAACGCCCCGTGGAACGCGAAGATCGCCATCGGCGTCAACAACCTGTTCGACAAGAACCCGCCGATCGTGCTCAACGCGTTCGCCAACACGTTCGACCCGCAGTACGAGCTGCCGGGCCAGTTCATCTACTTCCGCTACTCGCAGAAGTTCTGATCGGTACGAACGGCACTTGCGTCATAACTACGGCCCCGAAAGGGGCCGTAGTTTTTTGCGATCGTTTCAGAAATGAAACAATGCGCGTTCAGACTGTTGAAGATTAACAACACTTTAAGTATTCGCTCTGCAGGTCTACCATCGGGCCCGACCTTGCCGGACTTGGCGCGGTTGTTTGCTCCGCCCGGCGGGTTCCCATGGGAACAACTTTGACCGACTTGGAGAGAGCGATGAATCCGAAAACAACGAAGCTCCGGGACGCAATTCGCGTGACGCTCGCCCTGGGCACAACGACGGCGGCGGGCATGGGTGCGGCACAGGCCCAGGAACCCGCCCCGGCCTCCCCGCAGGAAGCGACCACCCTCGATCGCATCGAAGTCACCGGTTCGCGCATCAAGCGCGCCGACATCGAGACCTCGCAGCCGATCTTCTCGCTCAGTCGCGACGACATCACCGCGCAGGGCCTGACCTCCGTCGGCGACGTGATCCAGAACATCACCGCCAACGGTTCCACGCTCAACACGACCTTCAACAACGGCGGTAACGGCGACACCGGCGTCAGCCTGCGCAACCTCGGCGCGAACCGGACGCTGGTACTGGTCAACGGCCGTCGCTGGGTCGGCGGCGCGTCCGGCACCGGCCTCGGGGGACAGGTCGACCTCAACTCCATCCCGACCGCTGCGGTCGAGCGCATCGAAGTGCTGAAGGATGGCGCGTCCGCGATCTACGGTTCGGATGCCATCGCCGGCGTGGTCAACGTGATCCTGCGCCAGAATTTCGAAGGCGCCGAAGCGAACGCGTACCTCGGCGTGTACGACAAGGGCGACGGTTTCCGCCAGTCGTACGACTTCACCATCGGCAGCGCATCCGACCGCTTCGCCGTGATGCTGGGCTTCGGCTACGTCAAGGAAGAACCCGTGTGGGCGGGCGACCGCTACATCTCCAAGGAGCCGATCTACACGACCGGCGCGGCGCTGGGCGGCAGTTCGACCACGCCGAACGGCAATTTCTCCATGCGTTTCGGCGAGTGCTTCACCGATCCGGACGATCCGGACTCGGCCACGCGCTGCCGTCCCGACGGCACGCCCGGCAGCTTCACCTACAACCCCGGCGCGGGCGCAGCCAACTGGCGCAACTTCACCAACAACGACATCTACAACTTCGCGCCCGACAACTACCTGCTCACGCCGCAGGAACGCCGCTCGGTGTTCGGCAACGCGTCGGTGGACATCACCGACAACGTCCGCTTCAAGACCACGCTGACCTACAACGAACGACAGTCCGAACAGCTGCTGGCGGCCATGCCGATCACGCTCGGCGTGCCGGTCGCAGGCACCAACGCGGGCAACGTCGTCATCAGCGCCGACAGCATCTACAACCCGTTCGGCGAGGACATCGACTGGGTGCAGCGTCGCGCCGTGGAAACCGGCGGTCGCCGGTTCGAGCAGGACGTGCGCACCTTCGCGATGAACGCCGGGTTCGAAGGCACGTTGAACTGGGGCGAGAAGTACTACGACTGGGAAGCCGGTTACTTCTACGGTCGCAACAAGGCCAACAACACCACCAACGGCCTGTTCAACGTGATCTCGCTGGGTAACGCGCTCGGTCCGTCGTTCATCGATGCCGAGGGCGTCCCGACCTGCGGCACGCCCGACGACCCGATCGCCGGCTGCGTACCGATGAACATGCTCGGCGGCGTGGGCAGCCTCACGCAGGACATGCTCGACTACACCACCTTCGTCGCGCACGACGAGTACAGCTACACGCAGAAGACCTACTACGCCAACATCGGCGGCGATCTGTTCGACCTGCCGGGCGGTCCGCTCGGGTTCTCGGTCGGCCTGGAACACCGCAGCGAAGACGGCTACGACTCCCCCGACGCACTGATCAATTCCGGCAACACCACCGGCAACGCGCGCACCGCGACATCCGGCGGTTACACCGTCGACGAGGCGTACCTGGAACTCGCGATTCCGGTGCTTGCCGACGTGCCCGGCGCGAAGCTGCTCGACTTCTCGCTGGCCACGCGTTACTCGGACTACAGCAACTTCGGCGACACGCTCAACAGCAAGTTCGGTTTCCGCTGGAAGCCGATCGAAGACCTGCTGATCCGCGGCAACTGGTCCGAAGGCTTCCGTGCACCGTCGATCGCCGAACTGTTCGCCGGCCAGGCCGACTCCTTCCCGCAGGTCAGCGACCCCTGCAACCAGACCAACTTCGGTAACCAGACCGCGCCCGCGCAGGCCCGCTGCCGCGCCGAAGGCGTGCCGGAGGGCGGCTACGCGCAGAACAACACGCAGATCCGCATCACCGTCGGCGGCAACCCGAACCTGCAGCCGGAAAAGGCCGAATCGACCACCGCCGGCTTCGTCTACAGCCCGAGCTTCGTCGAAGGCCTCGACGTTTCGCTGGACTGGTGGAAGATCAAGATCGAGGACGCGATCACCACCGTCGGCGCCGCGCCGATCATCCAGCAGTGCATCGACTCCGGCGGCACCGGCTCGACCTGCGATCTCTACAGCCGCCAGCCCGGTGGCGAGATCCTGACGCTGCTCAACACCACGGTGAACATCGGCGGCACCAAGGTCGAAGGTTGGGACATGACGGTGAGCTATCGCCTGCCCGAAACCTCGTGGGGCAAGTTCAGCTTCACCTGGGATACGACGTACCTGTCCGAGTTCCTCAACGACCTGGACGGCGACGGTCGCTACGGCGAGGACGTCTTCCGCGAGCCGGCCATCGGCAGCGAAATGGAGGCCAACGAAGGCGGCAACCTGGTCGGCGAATACGACGGCCCGAACCTGCTCAACTACTGGCGCATCCGTTCGAACCTGGCGGCGCGCTGGGAGAAGGGCGACTGGGGCGCGACCTGGAACGTGCGCTACTACTCCGACCAGACCGAGCCCTGCCAGACGTTCGAGGACTACGGTTACGGCTGGCTGTGCACGACCACCGACCGCTTCCGCAGCCAGCCGACCGACGTCAACGGCAACGGCGTGTGGGACGGCGAGGCCGGCGGCGACGGCTTCACCACCGTGGCGGCGAACGAGCACCACGTCGGTGCCGCGACCTACCACGATGCGAGCGTCTACTGGAACGCACCCTGGAACGCGAAGGTGACTTTCGGCATCAACAACCTGTTCGACAAGAACCCGCCGATCGCCTACACCTCGTTCGCCAACTCGTTCGATCCGCAGTACGACCTGCCGGGACGCTTCATCTACTTCCGGTATTCGCAGAAGTTCTGAACCTCGTCCGCGATGGTTCATTCGCCACGGCCCCGAAAGGGGCCGTGGTTTTATCGGGGTTCGGCCGGGCTACACTCGAGGTTCCGCAACGCGCCGCAGCGATCGCATGTCCTTCGAGATCCGCCCCGTCTTCTCGGTTCCCTTCGCGCAGGACGTGCTGCCCGAGGCCAGCGCGATCAATCCGCAACTGCGCGCCTTGATCCTCGCGCGCGAAGCCGAAGGCGCGCGCTACGCGAACCCGAATCCGTCGTTGCAGCAGCAGCCGGGCGTGTTCGAAAGCGACTTCAACCTGTTCGCGTGGCCGCAGGCCTGCATCCAGCAGCTGCGCCAGTTCTGCTGGGCGACGCTCGGCCGCACCATCGCCGACCTCAACGGCTACAGCGCCGAGGAGATGAAGCAGCTGCAGATCTTCTCGCACACCTGGTTCCATGTGACGCGAAAGGGCGGCTTCACCATCAACCACACGCATCCGATGGCGTCGTGGTCGGGCGTGTATTGCGTGGACCCGGGCACGACGCCGGAAGACCGGCCCGATTCGGGCGTGCTGCGCTTCCACAACCCGCATCACTACAGCAACTACTTCCTCGACGCCGGCAACGCGCGGCTGCGTCCGCCGTATCACCACGGCACCTGGAACGTGCGTTTCCAGGCCGGGCAACTGGTGCTGTTCCCGTCGTGGCTGCAGCACGAGGTCATGCCGTTCCATGGCGATGACGAACGCATCACCATCGCGTTCAACTGCTGGTTCGGCATGAAGAACGGCTGAGCGAAGCCGGCGCGCCTCGCCTGTCCGGGCGATACAAACATGAAAAAAGCCGCCAAAAAGGCGGCTTTTTTGCATTCAGGCATCGCGCCCGATCAAGCGATCACTCCAGCCGCAACGTCGCGTCGCCCGAAAAACTTTCGATCGATACATCGCCATCGCCGTTGCCGTAACGGTGGTCGAAGCTCGAACCCGGGCCGTGTTTGGGCCGGTTGATCTGCGCGCCCGGCGCAGTCAGGTCGCCGCTGAAACTCTCGCCGCGCACGTTCGCCGACAGGCTCCTGGGCAGCGTGAGGTCGAGGTCGCCGCTGACGGTTTCCAGCGTGACGCGGCCGTTGTTCGCCAGCGCGGTGTTGATGCGGATGTCGCCCGACACTGTAGAGCCCGACAGCTTCTGCACGCGCGTGTTGAGCGTGGACACATCGACGCGGCCGGACACCGTTTCGACGCGCACCTCGCCGTCGAGGCGGCCGCGCAGGTTGAGGTCGCCGCTCACCGTTTCCGCGCTGACGCGGCTGGAATTGATGGTGAGCATCAGGTCGCCGCTGACGCTGTCGAAGTCGGCTTCGCGCGGCGCGGCGGCGACGGTGACCTCGCCGCTGACCGAGTCGACCGACAGCTCGTTCGACGCGACACCTTCGATGTTCACGTCGGCGGAGACCACGTCGATGTCGAGGTCGGCGCGGATCGGCACCATCAGCACCAGGTCGGTCGGCTCGCTCTTGTCGCTTCCGCCGAACACGCCCATGCCGCTGCGGTTGGGGTACTTCACGCGGATGCTGAGGTGCTCGCGGTCGCCGTCGATTTCCAGGCGTTCCACGCCCTGACCGAGGCTGCCTTCGATCTTCACTTCCGGCTTGTCCCAGGCGCGGACCTGGACGTTGCCCTTGAGGTTTTCGATCTCGACCCGGCCGCGCGGGTCCAGCGGACGCGACTCGTTGATCGGCGTGGCGGCGAAGGCGCCGTGCGCCGTCAGCAGGGCCAGGCCGAATGCGAGGCGTTGGATGTGGGCGCGGGTCATGGACGTTCTCCGGGAATCGGGCTTCGGTTCTTGGGGTTGCAGGTGGGTGGATCGCGGCATCTGGATGGCTACCGTCATGCGTAGGCGACACGTTGCGCAAGTGCGAGTCGGCGCGCGTAGGTCCTGCGAAGCTGCTCCAGCAGCAGGCGCGAGTTGGGGTCGTGGGCCAATGCGTCGAGGATCAGTGCCGCATTGCGATCGAGTTCGTCGAACGCCGGCTGCAGTTCCGCCGGCGGCCGGCCGGGGCCGACTTCGATCATCGCGGCCTGGTACTGGCGCTGCATGCCGTGCGCTTCCAGCTGCACGAGCGTTTCGCGCGGCGCGGATTCCGCGCCCGGATTCGCCGGACCCTGCGCGCCGTCGCGCCACAGGCCGATCATGCCGACGGCCAGTACGAGCGTGGCGGCCATCGCGACCGGCGCGATCCAGCGCGGCCGCTGCGGTGCGACCTGGCGCGGCTGCGCCTGGATGCGCTGCGCGATGCCGGCCCACAGGTCGCGTTCGGGCGCTTCGTCGCGGCGCATCGCCCGAAGCTGCCAGCGCAGCGCATCGGGCAGGTCGTCGCGGGTGTCGTCAGTGTGCTTGGTGTTCATCCGTGTGCCTCCAACCGGTCGCGCAACAGGTTGCGCGCGCGATGCAATTGCGCTTTCGAACTGCCGACCGCCATGCCGAGTTCGGCGGCGATCTCCTCGTGCTTCCAGCCTTCCACGTCGTACAGGACCAGCACCGCGCGGGCGCGCGGCGGCAGGCTGGCGACGGCGCGGTCCAGGTCCATGGACAGCGCGGTGGTATGTCCGGCCGAATCGGCGCTGCCGATCAGGTCGAAGATTTCCTCGTCCGAGTCGCCCTCGTCCTGAGGCCGGCTGCGGCGGCTGCGCAGTTCCATCAGCGCGGTGTTGACGGCCAGCCGGTGCAGCCAGGTCGAGAACGACGACTCGAACCGGAACGCCGGCAACGCCTGCCACGCGCGGACGAAGGCTTCCTGCGTCAGGTCCTCGGCACGGGCGCCGTGGCCGCCGACCAGCCGGGCGATCACGCCATGGACGCGGCCGGCATGGCGGCGATACAGCGCCTCGAAGGCCCGCATCTCGCCGCGCGCGGCCGCCGCCACCAGGCTGCGCTCCTCGCTGCCGTCGTCGGGGACGGCGGGGGCATCGGTCAGGCTTTCGGTCACGACGGTCAGCATGTCCCTATGGATGCGCCGAACGGAGCGCGGGTTTAAGGGGCCGGCGTCGGCTCACGCCAGGGGGCCAGGCCTTCGAGCAGCGGACCCAGCTTGTCGGCGTACGGCGCCCAGGCTGCCTTGCGGTCCTTGATGATGCCGCCACGCATCTGCGGGCTGCTGGCGGTCGCCACGGCGCCGGGACGGTCCAGTGTGGTCGCCGCCGTGTCCCACGGCAGGCCGCAGAACGCGAGCACCTGTCGCATCACGCCTTCGGGGTCGGCCACCAGCGCGTCGTAGCGTACGTCCAGGATCCGGCCCGGCATCACCGCGTGCCAGTGGTCCATCAGCCGCCGGTACTGGCCGTACCACTCGGCCAGTTCGCGCTGGTCGTAGGAGAACGTATTCACGTCGGAGAACATCGTGCGCAGGTTCGAAAAGCACGTGTCGACCGGGTCGCGCACCATGTGCAGGATGCGCGCGTGCGGCAGGGCGCGGGCGATGAAGCCCAGGTTGAGGAAGTTCGACGGCAGCTTCTCGGTCAGCACCGCCCTGCCCTTCGTGCGCGCGGCCGTGTGCTCCAGGAAACGCCGGCCGAGCGCGGCGTAATCGACCTTGTCCGCCCGCCGCACCAGTTCCGCGTCGAGCACGCCGCGGCTGCGGTAGTCGGCGAAGTAGCGCATCTGCGAGGTGAACGAGTACGTCTCGCCGCCATCGGTGACGTCCGGATGCCCGCCCAGCAGTTGCTCCAGCAACGTGCTGCCGGAGCGGTGCATGCCGACGACGAACACCGGCCGGTACGGCGCCGGTTCGTCGGCGTGGGCGCGCCCGGCGTCGACGAACGCGGCATCGCACGTCTTCATCAGGCCTTCGAACATGCGTCGTGCGTCGGTCCGGTCGTGCGGCGTGAGCTGGCGCTTGGTGCGGCAGGCGTGGTCGAGCGCCTGCCAGGATTCCTCGTAGGCGCCGATGTCGTGCGTCTCGTTGTGCACGGCGTAGGCGAGGTACACGCGGCTTTCGCTGCCCGGCGGCACGCGCGGGATGAGCGCCTTCATGCGCGCGACGTGGTTGTTGTCCGGCGTCTGCTTGCGCAGGCGCGAAAGCACCCAGTGCGCCTGCGCGTAAGTCGGCAGGATGGCGATGCACTGCTCCAGTTCGCGATCGGCCTCGTCCATCTGGCCGAAGAACATGTGCACCACGCCGCGGAAATAGCGCGCCGGCGCGTGCCGCGCGTCGCGCTGCACGGCAAGGTCCAGCAATTGCATCGCCAGTTCGTTCTCGCCGCTGGTGCTCACCAGCATGGCGACTTCCGTCAGCCACGCAGCGGAACGCCGCTCCTCCCAGCGCGAATGCGCCAGGCACTCCATCAGCAACGCGGGCTCGTTGAACAGACGAAGCGCGCGCGCGAGGTTCAGTACCGCCTCGTCGCCTTGCGGCCGCGCCGCCAGCGCGCGCACGGCGTAGTCGCGCGAATCGCGATAACGGCCGAGCGACAGCGCCATGCGCGAGGCGCGCAGCATGGCCATGACGTGGCCGGGGTCGTGTTCGAGCACGCCGTCGTAGGCGGACAGCGCGGCAGCCCACTGGCCCTGCTTGGCGTAGGTCTCGGCGCGCTGCCAGAGCGTTGCGACGTTCATGTCCACTCCTGCGGCGGTTGCATCGGCAGCGGCGTTCCCAGGTACGGAAGGACAAA from Lysobacter auxotrophicus encodes the following:
- a CDS encoding TonB-dependent receptor, which encodes MNPKTTKLRDAIRVTLALGTTTAAGMGAAQAQEPAPASPQEATTLDRIEVTGSRIKRADIETSQPIFSLSRDDITAQGLTSVGDVIQNITANGSTLNTTFNNGGNGDTGVSLRNLGANRTLVLVNGRRWVGGASGTGLGGQVDLNSIPTAAVERIEVLKDGASAIYGSDAIAGVVNVILRQNFEGAEANAYLGVYDKGDGFRQSYDFTIGSASDRFAVMLGFGYVKEEPVWAGDRYISKEPIYTTGAALGGSSTTPNGNFSMRFGECFTDPDDPDSATRCRPDGTPGSFTYNPGAGAANWRNFTNNDIYNFAPDNYLLTPQERRSVFGNASVDITDNVRFKTTLTYNERQSEQLLAAMPITLGVPVAGTNAGNVVISADSIYNPFGEDIDWVQRRAVETGGRRFEQDVRTFAMNAGFEGTLNWGEKYYDWEAGYFYGRNKANNTTNGLFNVISLGNALGPSFIDAEGVPTCGTPDDPIAGCVPMNMLGGVGSLTQDMLDYTTFVAHDEYSYTQKTYYANIGGDLFDLPGGPLGFSVGLEHRSEDGYDSPDALINSGNTTGNARTATSGGYTVDEAYLELAIPVLADVPGAKLLDFSLATRYSDYSNFGDTLNSKFGFRWKPIEDLLIRGNWSEGFRAPSIAELFAGQADSFPQVSDPCNQTNFGNQTAPAQARCRAEGVPEGGYAQNNTQIRITVGGNPNLQPEKAESTTAGFVYSPSFVEGLDVSLDWWKIKIEDAITTVGAAPIIQQCIDSGGTGSTCDLYSRQPGGEILTLLNTTVNIGGTKVEGWDMTVSYRLPETSWGKFSFTWDTTYLSEFLNDLDGDGRYGEDVFREPAIGSEMEANEGGNLVGEYDGPNLLNYWRIRSNLAARWEKGDWGATWNVRYYSDQTEPCQTFEDYGYGWLCTTTDRFRSQPTDVNGNGVWDGEAGGDGFTTVAANEHHVGAATYHDASVYWNAPWNAKVTFGINNLFDKNPPIAYTSFANSFDPQYDLPGRFIYFRYSQKF
- a CDS encoding RNA polymerase sigma factor, with protein sequence MLTVVTESLTDAPAVPDDGSEERSLVAAAARGEMRAFEALYRRHAGRVHGVIARLVGGHGARAEDLTQEAFVRAWQALPAFRFESSFSTWLHRLAVNTALMELRSRRSRPQDEGDSDEEIFDLIGSADSAGHTTALSMDLDRAVASLPPRARAVLVLYDVEGWKHEEIAAELGMAVGSSKAQLHRARNLLRDRLEAHG
- a CDS encoding DUF4097 family beta strand repeat-containing protein, translated to MTRAHIQRLAFGLALLTAHGAFAATPINESRPLDPRGRVEIENLKGNVQVRAWDKPEVKIEGSLGQGVERLEIDGDREHLSIRVKYPNRSGMGVFGGSDKSEPTDLVLMVPIRADLDIDVVSADVNIEGVASNELSVDSVSGEVTVAAAPREADFDSVSGDLMLTINSSRVSAETVSGDLNLRGRLDGEVRVETVSGRVDVSTLNTRVQKLSGSTVSGDIRINTALANNGRVTLETVSGDLDLTLPRSLSANVRGESFSGDLTAPGAQINRPKHGPGSSFDHRYGNGDGDVSIESFSGDATLRLE
- a CDS encoding tetratricopeptide repeat-containing sulfotransferase family protein; its protein translation is MNVATLWQRAETYAKQGQWAAALSAYDGVLEHDPGHVMAMLRASRMALSLGRYRDSRDYAVRALAARPQGDEAVLNLARALRLFNEPALLMECLAHSRWEERRSAAWLTEVAMLVSTSGENELAMQLLDLAVQRDARHAPARYFRGVVHMFFGQMDEADRELEQCIAILPTYAQAHWVLSRLRKQTPDNNHVARMKALIPRVPPGSESRVYLAYAVHNETHDIGAYEESWQALDHACRTKRQLTPHDRTDARRMFEGLMKTCDAAFVDAGRAHADEPAPYRPVFVVGMHRSGSTLLEQLLGGHPDVTDGGETYSFTSQMRYFADYRSRGVLDAELVRRADKVDYAALGRRFLEHTAARTKGRAVLTEKLPSNFLNLGFIARALPHARILHMVRDPVDTCFSNLRTMFSDVNTFSYDQRELAEWYGQYRRLMDHWHAVMPGRILDVRYDALVADPEGVMRQVLAFCGLPWDTAATTLDRPGAVATASSPQMRGGIIKDRKAAWAPYADKLGPLLEGLAPWREPTPAP
- a CDS encoding TIGR02466 family protein, with the protein product MSFEIRPVFSVPFAQDVLPEASAINPQLRALILAREAEGARYANPNPSLQQQPGVFESDFNLFAWPQACIQQLRQFCWATLGRTIADLNGYSAEEMKQLQIFSHTWFHVTRKGGFTINHTHPMASWSGVYCVDPGTTPEDRPDSGVLRFHNPHHYSNYFLDAGNARLRPPYHHGTWNVRFQAGQLVLFPSWLQHEVMPFHGDDERITIAFNCWFGMKNG